Below is a genomic region from Flammeovirgaceae bacterium SG7u.111.
GATTTCGGTGAGCATTTCTGCTAATTTCTTTTGAACCAATTGGAAGCTGGCAATTGGTTTGCCAAACTGAATACGCTCCAAGGCATACGACTTTGCTGTATCGTAGCAGTCCATAGCTGCGCCAATTGCTCCCCAAGCAATCCCGTAGCGGGCAGAATCTAGGCAGCCAAGCGGTGCTCCCAGCCCATCTTTATTTGGGAGGAGGTTTGCCTTAGGAACTTTCACATTGTCAAATACCAATTCTCCTGTAATACTTGCCCGCAGCGACCATTTTCCATGTGTTTCTGGTGTGGTAAAACCTTCCATGCCTCTTTCTACTATCAGTCCTTTTATTCTGCCTTCTTCGTTTTTTGCCCACACCACGGCAACATCTGCTTGGGGAGAATTAGAAATCCACATCTTTGCACCGTTGAGCAAGTAATGGTCTCCTTTGTCTTCAAAATGGGTGACCATTCCGCTGGGGTTAGAGCCATGGTCGGGCTCTGTAAGCCCAAAGCAACCTAACATTTCCCCCGTAGCAAGTTTTGGCAAATATTTTCGCTTTTGCTCCTCGCTACCATATTTGAAAATAGGATACATCACTAGTGAACTTTGCACTGAAACAGTCGAGCGCATGCCCGAATCACCCCGTTCTATTTCCTGCATAATCAGCCCGTAGGCTATATTATCCATTCCGCCGCCGCCATATTCCTCAGGGAGGTTGGAGCCAAATGCACCCATTTCTCCAAAAAGAGGAACAAGGTGAGAGGGGAAATGGGCTTTTTCATAACAATCTTCTATGATGGGGCTGATTTCTTTGTTCACAAAGCTTCTGATAGCATCTCTTACCATCAAGTGCTCTTCGGTAAGTAAGTCGTCAACTCCATAAAAATCTGGGGAAACAAATTCTCTATTGATCGCTTTTCGGTTGATGTCCATATGTTTCAATTTATTGGTTGTTGGTTGTTGGTTGTTTTATTGGTTTGGAGTTCGATAGTTGAATTTATAAAATATCTCCTAACTATTGATAGTTATAGGGTTCAATATTTTGCCTATGCAGACATCTTCTTTTGTTGGTATAATTTGCTATTCCTTTGTTTTTAGGAAATCTTACTTTAGTTTACAATCTATTTATCATTCCTTAGCCATTCCAACATAATTTTCTTTCACGTTGCTACTTCATCAAGGTGTTTGAGGTGGGCAATTGATGGTTTCCTCTGACATTTAGTCTTTGGTAAATCGGGGTGAAATTACTGCCCAACTTCTCTTTTTTTAGATTTAAGTGTATGAACAAAAATAAGTACAACCTATTTTTCAGTAAAGTGTTGATTGTCAATGCCAAGTTGTCCTTATTAAAATAGCACTGGTGCTTAATAGGTGCTGAAATATTATTGACCAAGTAATGGATTTGAAAAAAACGATCAGTGGAATAGCCGGGCCTCTGGCTTTTATAATTATACAAGGAGTTGAATTTGAAGGTTTGTCCCCAGAGGGCAGGGCAATTATGGCTTCCACGGCCTGGGTAGCTATTTGGTGGATTTTCGAGACCTTGCCGATGGCTGTTACAGCATTGTTGCCCATTGTGCTTTTCCCGCTCACGGGAGGTATGGATATCAAAACGACAACTACTACCTATTTCAGCCCTCTTGTGGTGCTCTATTTAGGAGGGTTTATCATTGCCTTGGCCATAGAAAAATGGGAGTTGCATCAGCGGATTGCCCTCAATATCATTAAGGTGATTGGTTCTAATACCAAAATGATTGTGTTAGGGTTTATGGTAGCAACAGCCTTTCTTTCCATGTGGATATCCAATACTGCCACCACGCTCATGATGCTGCCTATTGGGATGGCCATTGCTAACCAGTTGGGGAAACTGCGCCACGCAGATGACGAAGAATTGCGGATGAATTTCAATAAATCGTTGGTGTTGGCCATAGCCTATGCTGCCTCAATTGGTGGTATGGCAACCTTGATTGGAACACCAACAAACGCTATTTTTTCTGCTATCAGCATCGAGCTTTACGATAAAGAAGTCTCTTTTTCCGAATGGTTTTCTTTTGGGCTGCCCGTAAGTACGTTCCTACTGTTCATTGCCTGGCTGTACCTTACCAGTTTTTCTTTCAAATCGGGAAGTTCAAAGATTTATGGAGCAACCGATGAAGTGGATAAACGGTTGAAAATGTTGGGAAAAATGGGTTATGAAGAAAAGCTAATTGCAATCGTGTTTGGGCTGACAGCTTTAGCTTGGATGTTACGCTCATTTGTACTTTCCAAATTTATTCCAAACCTCAACGATACCATCATCGCAATTGCCGGAGCAATTGTTTTGTTCATCATTCCTTCCAAGGAAAAGGGGCAGGCATTAATGGATTGGGAAACGGCAAAAAAGTTGCCTTGGGGCGTTTTATTACTGTTTGGAGGCGGTTTGGCAATTGCCGCCTCTTTCAAGAACTCAGGCTTGGCAGATTGGTTTGCCCTACAAATGGCTGCTTTAGAAAGTTATCATTACGCAATCGTACTGTTGGCTATTATTCTCATGGTCAATTTCTTCACCGAAATCACCTCTAATGTAGCTACGGCAGCGGTGGTGCTGCCTATTCTTGCTTCCATGTCCCAATCAATTGAT
It encodes:
- a CDS encoding acyl-CoA dehydrogenase family protein codes for the protein MDINRKAINREFVSPDFYGVDDLLTEEHLMVRDAIRSFVNKEISPIIEDCYEKAHFPSHLVPLFGEMGAFGSNLPEEYGGGGMDNIAYGLIMQEIERGDSGMRSTVSVQSSLVMYPIFKYGSEEQKRKYLPKLATGEMLGCFGLTEPDHGSNPSGMVTHFEDKGDHYLLNGAKMWISNSPQADVAVVWAKNEEGRIKGLIVERGMEGFTTPETHGKWSLRASITGELVFDNVKVPKANLLPNKDGLGAPLGCLDSARYGIAWGAIGAAMDCYDTAKSYALERIQFGKPIASFQLVQKKLAEMLTEITKAQLLVWKLGKLKNKGKATTAQISLAKRNNVAMALDIAREARQVLGAMGITQDYSIMRHMMNLESVITYEGTHDIHLLILGHEITGIPAFK
- a CDS encoding SLC13 family permease → MDLKKTISGIAGPLAFIIIQGVEFEGLSPEGRAIMASTAWVAIWWIFETLPMAVTALLPIVLFPLTGGMDIKTTTTTYFSPLVVLYLGGFIIALAIEKWELHQRIALNIIKVIGSNTKMIVLGFMVATAFLSMWISNTATTLMMLPIGMAIANQLGKLRHADDEELRMNFNKSLVLAIAYAASIGGMATLIGTPTNAIFSAISIELYDKEVSFSEWFSFGLPVSTFLLFIAWLYLTSFSFKSGSSKIYGATDEVDKRLKMLGKMGYEEKLIAIVFGLTALAWMLRSFVLSKFIPNLNDTIIAIAGAIVLFIIPSKEKGQALMDWETAKKLPWGVLLLFGGGLAIAASFKNSGLADWFALQMAALESYHYAIVLLAIILMVNFFTEITSNVATAAVVLPILASMSQSIDVHPFGLMIGACFAASCAFMLPVATPPNAIVYSSGYLKVGDMIRTGVWLNILTAIILFLCIYFLLPLIWGIDMMKFPF